AGAACCGATTCTGAGATGAACTTCCTTAGCCCCCTTTTTCCTCACTAATTTCACTATTTTACGTAAAGTAGTGCCACGCACTATTGAGTCATCCACCAGTACTACAATTTTGTCTTGAAAGAAATTGGGGAGAGGGTTAAATTTCTGATATACACTCTCATCTCTGATCGTCTGATCCGGCTTGATAAATGTCCTGCCCACATAATGATTTCTGATCAAACCCATCTCATAAGGTATCTGCTTCCGTTCGGCATAGCCCAAAGCAATAAAATTCGCAGAATCCGGCACTGGCACTACTGCATCAGGTTTTATCTTATCATTATCTGCCAATTCACTTCCTATCCTTTTTCGCACTTCATACACGTTTTGACCGAACTCATAACTATCGGGTCGTGAGAAATATATATGCTCAAAAATGCAATGATGATCATTCGTACCTGATCTATATTCTCTGGCATCGTTTTCATACACTTCCATTCCTTTATCACTGATCCTTATAATTTCTGCCGGCTTCACTTCCCGTTTCCATTCCACGCCCAGCAGGTCAAGTGAACAGCTTTCACTTGCTGCCACATATGAGCCATCAGTAAGTTTTGCAATACTAAGTGGTCTGATCCCGTTAGGATCCCGGAATATATACATTTCTTTCTGCATCATAAAAACTGTGGAATAAGCGCCTTTTATATCCTTCATCAAGTCCCTGATCGCTGCTGCTATTGTCTGCTTTTTATATACCAGTTTATTTACTATATAACGAATAAGAAGTTCTCCATCATTATAGCTGTGAAAAAATACTCCTTCATCTTCCAGATATTTCCTGATGGAATTATAATTGGTTATATCACCATTACTGGCTAATGAAAATACAGGACCATAAAGGGTTTCCACTAAATGCGGCTGTGAATTATATTCATTGGAGCTGCCACAGGTGGGATAGCGAACATGCCCTATAGCTATCTCGCCCGGCAGATCTTCCAGAACTTCTGGCGTAAATACATCTTTTACCAGTCCCATCCGTTTATGAAGTTTGATATATGACCCATTGGAGACTGCCAGTCCGCAACTCTCCTGCCCTCGATGCTGTTCTGCAAATAATGCCAGGGTTGCCAGATCCGCAGCCTTTTTATTCCCAAATACTCCTACAATTCCGCA
Above is a window of Candidatus Stygibacter australis DNA encoding:
- the purF gene encoding amidophosphoribosyltransferase; amino-acid sequence: MCGIVGVFGNKKAADLATLALFAEQHRGQESCGLAVSNGSYIKLHKRMGLVKDVFTPEVLEDLPGEIAIGHVRYPTCGSSNEYNSQPHLVETLYGPVFSLASNGDITNYNSIRKYLEDEGVFFHSYNDGELLIRYIVNKLVYKKQTIAAAIRDLMKDIKGAYSTVFMMQKEMYIFRDPNGIRPLSIAKLTDGSYVAASESCSLDLLGVEWKREVKPAEIIRISDKGMEVYENDAREYRSGTNDHHCIFEHIYFSRPDSYEFGQNVYEVRKRIGSELADNDKIKPDAVVPVPDSANFIALGYAERKQIPYEMGLIRNHYVGRTFIKPDQTIRDESVYQKFNPLPNFFQDKIVVLVDDSIVRGTTLRKIVKLVRKKGAKEVHLRIGS